A genomic region of Erythrobacter sp. SCSIO 43205 contains the following coding sequences:
- a CDS encoding sugar transferase translates to MAYAVRQSLAPGDYASILLALLANTACLLIFRRMRHYPGNANAASLAPSFVIGWGLVFAAITFFRLPYSALILGVGAVSAYALTLAFSVLIRRPASDPFLVVPSAAVSSTLKELGPFGYKVCHDADQLLNGRGPIIADLRADISPDIEKALVQATLDGRRVFHIKQIIESLTGRVQIDHLSENALGTLAPNESYAFVKSVAERVIAAILLIVTLPILAAACLAIKLDSPGPALFRQTRVGYRGKPFTILKLRTMRTAEGPASRQSDVTQENDPRITRIGSFLRGSRIDELPQLINIIRGEMSFIGPRPETEALSKWYEEQLDFYPYRHVILPGITGWAQVRQGHVASPAEVYKKLQYDFYYIKNYSFWLDIFVALETVKVILLRLGAK, encoded by the coding sequence ATGGCCTATGCTGTTCGTCAAAGTCTGGCTCCAGGCGACTATGCATCGATCTTGCTTGCTCTTCTGGCTAACACGGCGTGCCTGCTCATTTTCCGCAGGATGCGGCATTATCCCGGAAACGCGAATGCGGCGAGCCTGGCTCCCAGCTTTGTTATTGGGTGGGGCCTTGTTTTTGCTGCAATTACCTTTTTCCGCTTGCCATATAGTGCACTCATTCTTGGGGTCGGGGCCGTTTCTGCGTATGCCCTCACCCTTGCATTCAGTGTGTTGATCAGGCGTCCAGCAAGCGATCCATTTTTGGTCGTCCCAAGTGCTGCTGTCAGCTCTACCCTCAAAGAACTTGGTCCCTTCGGATACAAGGTTTGCCACGATGCAGACCAATTGCTGAATGGACGAGGACCAATCATAGCGGACTTACGAGCTGACATCTCCCCTGACATTGAAAAAGCGCTTGTTCAAGCAACGCTTGATGGGCGGCGTGTCTTCCATATCAAGCAGATCATCGAATCTTTGACGGGGCGCGTCCAGATTGATCACCTCAGCGAGAATGCCCTTGGCACACTTGCTCCTAATGAGTCCTACGCGTTTGTGAAATCTGTCGCAGAGCGTGTGATCGCTGCCATACTCCTCATTGTGACATTACCCATATTGGCGGCCGCGTGCCTGGCTATCAAACTGGACTCGCCAGGCCCAGCCCTGTTCCGACAAACGCGCGTTGGTTATCGCGGGAAGCCCTTCACAATTTTAAAATTGCGCACCATGCGCACGGCTGAAGGCCCTGCCAGCAGACAGAGCGATGTCACTCAAGAGAATGATCCGCGCATAACACGTATCGGGAGCTTTTTGAGAGGCAGCCGGATCGATGAGTTGCCCCAGCTCATCAATATTATTCGCGGAGAAATGAGCTTTATCGGCCCACGTCCGGAGACCGAGGCCCTCTCAAAGTGGTACGAAGAGCAACTCGATTTTTATCCCTACCGCCATGTCATTCTTCCCGGCATCACGGGCTGGGCTCAGGTCCGGCAGGGCCACGTTGCCTCGCCTGCAGAGGTCTATAAGAAGCTCCAATACGACTTCTATTACATCAAGAATTATTCGTTCTGGCTCGACATCTTCGTGGCCCTTGAGACTGTAAAGGTTATCCTCCTTCGTCTGGGTGCCAAATAG
- a CDS encoding O-antigen ligase has product MSSKPQELRQRKKVTPVPIAAYAWLAAFCFPLILLGGSSQIAMVQTTIMWPMAALFLGPVFYLGSREAFVPGRTLLLLLAGLALLLAVQAVPLPSGLWQALPGRADLIELENAVGLQGVWRPISWVPSRTLDALFSLIVPATALLLALSLKISAKRLFNVIIFVALADVALTIVQVLSGYQSEFYLYSVSSGRADGIFGNENHSGVFSSLAMLICGYRSSQLMGKHKDRSRAIFFAACFFIFLVSAIIGGSRAALASSLLATLIVSAMFVSHFFLDPTANLKRSGRSTKREVVASQLQARAAAAIALVSVLVTVGLFIWLDRSPSFDGILSQDSFEDLRWELGPILWEMIKENWLLGIGVGAFAEFYHIYEPTALLMPAFVNQAHNDWAQFVLEAGVGGIALLLALLVWIAKRIALLWQHGKNDRAAIFFWLGVFAIVGLASIVDYPLRTAIYQVTMVWLLLCLALETHALARDAAR; this is encoded by the coding sequence ATGTCATCCAAACCGCAAGAATTGAGGCAGCGAAAGAAAGTGACTCCTGTGCCTATCGCTGCCTATGCATGGCTTGCTGCTTTTTGCTTTCCGCTTATCCTCCTTGGTGGCAGCTCCCAGATCGCGATGGTTCAAACGACCATAATGTGGCCAATGGCGGCTCTGTTCCTAGGACCAGTATTCTATCTCGGATCGAGAGAGGCCTTCGTGCCTGGACGCACTTTGTTGTTGCTCCTCGCAGGGTTAGCGCTTTTGCTGGCTGTGCAGGCGGTTCCTTTACCTTCAGGTTTGTGGCAAGCCTTGCCGGGCCGTGCGGACCTTATCGAACTTGAGAATGCAGTCGGGCTTCAGGGCGTGTGGCGCCCTATATCGTGGGTGCCGTCACGCACGCTTGATGCTCTGTTTAGCCTCATCGTTCCGGCTACAGCCTTGTTACTGGCTCTCTCGCTCAAGATATCGGCAAAAAGGCTTTTCAATGTCATCATTTTTGTGGCGCTCGCCGATGTTGCTCTGACGATCGTGCAGGTGTTGTCTGGCTATCAATCAGAATTTTATCTCTACTCCGTTAGTTCGGGGAGGGCTGATGGAATTTTCGGAAATGAGAACCACTCGGGTGTCTTTTCGTCTTTGGCCATGCTCATATGTGGCTATCGAAGTTCCCAGTTGATGGGAAAACACAAAGACCGTTCCCGGGCCATTTTCTTTGCCGCTTGCTTTTTCATATTTCTGGTGAGTGCGATTATTGGAGGTTCGCGCGCTGCTCTTGCCAGCAGCTTGCTTGCGACGCTCATTGTGAGCGCCATGTTCGTCAGTCATTTTTTCCTCGATCCAACTGCAAACCTCAAGCGTAGTGGCCGCAGCACGAAGCGGGAGGTGGTCGCCAGCCAACTTCAAGCAAGAGCGGCAGCGGCAATTGCTTTGGTCTCGGTATTGGTCACGGTTGGTCTGTTTATCTGGTTGGATCGCAGCCCCAGTTTTGATGGCATCCTATCGCAAGACAGCTTTGAGGACCTGCGCTGGGAGCTCGGACCAATTCTCTGGGAGATGATCAAGGAAAACTGGCTTTTGGGAATTGGTGTCGGCGCATTTGCCGAGTTTTACCATATTTATGAGCCCACAGCTTTGCTGATGCCAGCCTTTGTTAATCAGGCGCACAATGATTGGGCGCAATTTGTCCTGGAGGCAGGCGTAGGCGGCATCGCACTTTTGCTCGCGCTTCTCGTTTGGATCGCAAAGAGGATCGCTCTTCTTTGGCAACATGGAAAGAACGATAGAGCTGCGATCTTTTTCTGGCTCGGCGTCTTTGCAATCGTGGGTCTCGCATCCATCGTGGACTATCCTCTTCGCACCGCGATCTATCAGGTCACAATGGTCTGGCTTTTGCTCTGTCTGGCGCTGGAAACCCATGCACTGGCGCGAGATGCAGCGCGCTGA
- the mobF gene encoding MobF family relaxase — protein sequence MLSVANVRSSSAAANYFASDNYYAKADADRSGEWLGEGAKRLGLDGKVEAKAFDALLRGELPDGTQVGNQGQTHRPGTDLTFSVPKSWSLLALVGKDERIIAAYREAVLEALQWAEKNVSETRIMAKGKVQTQKTGNLTIGLFQHDTNRNQEPNLHFHAVIANVTQGKDGKWRTLKNDQLWQLNTTLNSIAMARFRVEVEKLGYETGPTLKHGNFEARGISREDVMAFSSRRKEVLAARQGPGLEAGRIAALDTRSAKAPIEDRDTLGGMWQETAQSIGLDLAPMVERARLRSLMPEKPHSGFTTLVERGRAWLAKFASHVRGEIEDPLVPASVLKQDKQTIAAAQAVASAVRHLSQREAAFEREALYKAALDFGLPTTIGAIETRTRALINSGHLLVGRGEHQGWLASREAIETEQRIIASVGTGKGEVKPDLGGEEAETRVQASAEIGHGFRLNAGQLSAARLILTSSDRTIAVQGGAGAGKSSVLGPVAKVLGEEGRPVIGLAIQNTLVQMLERDTGIKSQTLARFLGGWKPLLDEPTSHTLKAEARQALAGSVLILDEASMVANSDKEKLVKLANLAGVHRLVLMGDRKQLGAVDAGKPFALLQKAGIAQANMTTNLRARDPVVREAQAAAQKGDVKAALARLEGHTIEAKGDGAIVAAELWLSLRPEDRERTSIYASGRRLRSAVNDAVQTGLLESGQIGPENAQLTVLDRVNATHEELRHLSAYQKGRIVEVSRRQKALGLMPGHYRVLGSDPKHKKVTLQNARGKTFSFDPARLRANKFNHSLALFKDRKLQLHTGDRIRWTRNDHKRGLFNADRAKVIAIDKGKVTVETSRGDEVRLGKDDPMLKRLDLAYALNAHMAQGLTSDRGIAVMDSKERNLANQKTFLVTVTRLRDHLTLVLDNKQRLTAAVASNKGEKASALEVTSRLRTAVKTGARLPGNEQNAGLQNQDRKAEKIRSIDIGL from the coding sequence ATGCTCTCTGTTGCCAATGTTCGTTCTTCGTCAGCGGCGGCCAACTACTTCGCGTCCGACAATTACTACGCCAAAGCCGATGCGGATCGCTCGGGCGAATGGCTTGGTGAAGGCGCGAAGCGACTGGGTCTCGATGGCAAGGTGGAAGCCAAGGCCTTTGACGCCCTGCTGCGCGGTGAGCTTCCGGATGGAACACAAGTTGGCAACCAAGGCCAGACCCATAGGCCCGGTACCGATCTGACCTTTTCCGTCCCCAAGAGCTGGTCGCTTCTTGCGCTCGTTGGCAAGGATGAGCGCATCATCGCAGCCTATCGTGAGGCGGTCCTTGAAGCGCTTCAATGGGCCGAGAAAAACGTCTCTGAAACCCGCATCATGGCCAAGGGCAAGGTGCAGACCCAAAAGACAGGCAACCTGACGATTGGGCTTTTCCAGCACGACACCAATCGAAACCAGGAACCCAATCTGCATTTTCACGCGGTCATTGCCAATGTGACGCAAGGCAAGGATGGCAAATGGCGAACGCTGAAGAACGACCAGCTTTGGCAGCTTAACACCACGCTCAATTCCATCGCGATGGCGCGCTTTCGCGTGGAGGTTGAAAAGCTAGGCTATGAAACCGGCCCAACCCTCAAACATGGCAATTTTGAAGCGCGCGGGATTTCGCGCGAAGATGTCATGGCCTTCTCTTCGAGACGCAAAGAAGTGCTCGCAGCGAGGCAAGGCCCAGGGCTTGAAGCCGGGCGGATCGCTGCGCTCGACACCCGTTCAGCGAAAGCGCCGATCGAGGATCGCGATACGCTTGGCGGCATGTGGCAAGAGACAGCGCAGTCTATTGGACTCGATCTAGCACCTATGGTCGAGCGCGCGCGATTGCGCTCTTTGATGCCTGAGAAGCCACACTCAGGATTTACCACTCTGGTGGAACGGGGCCGCGCCTGGCTTGCCAAATTTGCGAGCCATGTTCGAGGAGAAATAGAAGATCCCTTGGTGCCCGCTTCGGTGCTTAAACAGGACAAGCAGACAATTGCCGCCGCGCAAGCCGTTGCCTCAGCCGTGCGTCATTTGTCGCAGCGCGAAGCCGCATTTGAACGCGAAGCGCTCTACAAGGCGGCTCTCGATTTTGGCCTGCCAACAACGATCGGAGCAATCGAGACGCGAACCCGCGCGCTCATCAATTCCGGGCATCTTCTAGTCGGACGCGGCGAGCATCAGGGCTGGCTCGCTTCACGCGAAGCGATTGAAACCGAGCAGCGGATCATCGCTTCGGTTGGAACAGGAAAAGGAGAAGTTAAGCCCGATCTGGGCGGTGAGGAGGCTGAGACCCGCGTGCAGGCTTCAGCCGAGATTGGGCACGGGTTTAGACTGAATGCAGGACAGCTCTCCGCGGCTCGCCTTATCCTGACATCTTCGGATCGAACGATCGCAGTCCAAGGGGGCGCAGGCGCTGGCAAGAGCAGTGTTCTGGGGCCGGTTGCCAAAGTGCTTGGTGAAGAAGGACGGCCCGTCATCGGCCTCGCGATCCAGAACACGCTCGTGCAGATGCTGGAGCGTGATACGGGGATTAAGTCGCAAACGCTTGCCCGGTTCCTCGGAGGCTGGAAGCCTCTGCTTGATGAACCCACCAGTCACACTCTCAAGGCTGAGGCCAGGCAGGCGCTCGCAGGCAGCGTTCTGATCCTCGACGAGGCTTCCATGGTTGCGAACAGTGACAAGGAGAAACTCGTAAAGCTCGCCAATCTGGCGGGTGTCCATCGGCTAGTGCTAATGGGAGACCGCAAACAGCTAGGGGCCGTTGATGCCGGCAAACCGTTCGCGCTCCTGCAAAAGGCCGGTATCGCACAGGCCAATATGACCACCAATTTACGTGCGCGCGATCCCGTTGTTCGCGAGGCCCAGGCCGCTGCGCAAAAAGGCGATGTGAAAGCAGCGCTTGCTAGGCTTGAGGGCCATACGATTGAGGCGAAGGGCGATGGCGCGATTGTGGCGGCCGAGCTGTGGCTTTCGCTAAGGCCAGAGGACCGGGAGCGCACATCAATCTATGCTTCGGGACGTCGCCTTCGTTCCGCCGTCAATGACGCGGTGCAGACAGGTCTTCTTGAAAGCGGCCAGATCGGCCCGGAGAATGCTCAGTTGACGGTGCTCGACCGCGTAAACGCCACTCATGAAGAGCTGCGCCATCTTAGCGCCTATCAGAAGGGGCGCATTGTTGAGGTTTCCAGAAGACAAAAGGCGCTCGGCCTTATGCCCGGACATTATCGCGTCTTAGGCAGCGATCCGAAGCACAAGAAGGTCACGCTCCAAAATGCGCGCGGAAAGACATTCAGCTTTGATCCTGCGCGGCTAAGAGCAAACAAGTTCAATCACAGCCTGGCCCTTTTCAAAGACCGAAAACTCCAACTCCACACGGGCGATAGGATCCGCTGGACGCGCAATGACCACAAGCGTGGGCTGTTCAACGCTGACCGGGCAAAAGTCATCGCGATCGATAAAGGCAAGGTGACTGTTGAGACCTCTAGGGGTGACGAGGTTAGGCTTGGCAAAGATGATCCTATGCTCAAGCGCCTTGATCTCGCCTATGCGCTCAATGCTCATATGGCGCAGGGCCTCACCTCGGATCGCGGGATTGCCGTGATGGATAGCAAAGAGCGCAATCTTGCGAACCAGAAAACCTTCTTGGTCACTGTGACACGGCTTCGCGACCATCTGACCTTGGTGTTGGACAATAAGCAGAGGCTGACAGCAGCTGTTGCATCCAACAAAGGCGAAAAGGCGTCTGCGCTTGAGGTGACGTCCCGCCTCAGAACCGCAGTAAAGACAGGCGCTCGGCTCCCAGGGAACGAACAAAACGCCGGGCTACAAAATCAAGACAGAAAGGCAGAAAAAATTCGCTCGATAGACATCGGTCTTTGA
- a CDS encoding type IV secretion system DNA-binding domain-containing protein: MKHNLVNFTRGSQLLGHFGFMFAAGLKGPLIITVLVILGLVYWEVTSSLTEHQTYLVWMHVYSSFYAFMEFDPGKLVNLTLADGSLVAFPMGVVTHYPPMKEAMTAFEGAVKAAFFTSSWVLVPAFIAFWWVAEHFGWRSKQRKHVRGASLASLAELESEIDDYNRSERAREYGYNIGWKWRLAGSSALASAGFYTPAHLAGVSWPWRKEQSHTMLVGTTGTGKTVALFELLSEVRQRGERAVIFDLTGAFIESFFDPERDIILNPLDARCPSWSVFDDCTSRAEFHAAAESLVPHDGGGSEQFWVLAARTLFVETCIKLKEAGRGTNTALADELMNADLSDLHRLVEDTMAGPISTPAAARMAESVRAVFNVNAKAMQMLPQSGDAFSVRQWVKGDSEPGSFLFLSARYVDMSVLSQLLTLWLDTAINTLMTGRRTRDLKLWFLIDELGALHRLPSLEKGLQTARNFGGAIVTGVHTFAKLKEVYGENMAMTLSSLARTKLILATADRETATWCSDIIGHREVREMEEGYSYGYNNARDAVSLTPRRQVVPLLLPDEFMGLPSLEGFIKFPDGFPAAPVSLQPQDWPRLVEGFIPREDAEGSKAKPKTAPSNRDEETSEGSAADRSDEGDPRKMKEAKDQKNEPAKQRKAKLRVRGKRAKNGKGKRSTSRNKAKLKEAAEAPLQSKEAAAQGRPQGELPLQDQEDEKREADAFKEASPRSDRPDPDAAQREGDERAKTDKALQEEQQRALLGGAAREEFDHDLGDFDAEM; this comes from the coding sequence ATGAAGCATAATCTCGTCAACTTCACTCGCGGAAGCCAGCTGCTTGGGCACTTCGGCTTTATGTTTGCAGCCGGGCTCAAAGGCCCGCTCATCATCACCGTGCTGGTCATTCTAGGGCTGGTCTATTGGGAGGTAACAAGCAGCCTTACCGAACATCAAACCTACCTCGTTTGGATGCATGTCTACTCCTCCTTCTATGCCTTTATGGAGTTCGATCCCGGCAAACTTGTGAACCTTACTTTGGCCGATGGAAGCCTGGTCGCGTTCCCGATGGGCGTCGTCACACACTACCCGCCGATGAAGGAGGCGATGACTGCTTTTGAGGGAGCTGTGAAGGCTGCGTTTTTCACATCCTCTTGGGTGCTAGTTCCCGCCTTCATCGCCTTCTGGTGGGTGGCTGAGCACTTCGGTTGGCGCTCGAAACAAAGGAAGCATGTGCGCGGCGCATCGCTTGCCAGTCTGGCGGAACTGGAAAGCGAAATCGACGATTACAATCGGAGCGAGCGCGCACGCGAATACGGTTATAACATTGGTTGGAAATGGCGGCTTGCAGGTAGCAGCGCGCTCGCTTCGGCAGGATTTTACACTCCTGCGCATCTCGCAGGCGTAAGCTGGCCCTGGCGCAAAGAGCAAAGCCACACCATGCTGGTGGGCACCACGGGTACAGGTAAGACCGTGGCCCTCTTCGAGCTTCTCTCCGAGGTCAGGCAAAGGGGTGAACGCGCCGTCATTTTTGATCTGACCGGTGCGTTTATCGAGAGCTTCTTTGATCCTGAACGCGATATCATTTTGAATCCATTGGACGCGCGCTGCCCCAGCTGGAGCGTCTTTGACGATTGCACATCGCGCGCGGAGTTTCATGCAGCTGCAGAGTCGCTTGTGCCCCATGATGGCGGCGGCTCAGAACAGTTCTGGGTTCTCGCCGCTCGCACGCTCTTTGTCGAAACTTGTATTAAGCTAAAGGAAGCCGGGCGCGGCACCAACACCGCGCTTGCCGATGAATTGATGAACGCAGATTTGTCCGATCTGCACCGCTTGGTTGAAGATACAATGGCCGGACCGATCAGCACGCCGGCTGCCGCTCGTATGGCGGAATCGGTGCGCGCGGTCTTCAATGTGAATGCCAAAGCGATGCAAATGTTGCCGCAGTCAGGCGACGCCTTTTCGGTTCGACAATGGGTCAAGGGCGATAGTGAACCAGGCTCCTTTTTGTTCTTGTCAGCGCGCTATGTGGATATGAGCGTGCTCTCGCAATTGCTGACGCTTTGGCTCGACACAGCAATCAACACGCTGATGACGGGACGCCGTACGCGCGATCTCAAACTCTGGTTCTTGATCGACGAGCTAGGCGCGCTTCATCGTCTGCCTTCGCTTGAGAAGGGTCTTCAGACCGCGCGAAACTTCGGCGGCGCAATCGTCACGGGTGTTCATACTTTCGCCAAACTCAAAGAGGTTTATGGAGAGAACATGGCGATGACCTTGTCCTCGCTTGCCAGGACCAAGCTGATCCTTGCCACCGCTGATCGCGAGACCGCGACATGGTGTTCAGACATCATCGGTCACCGTGAGGTTCGCGAGATGGAAGAAGGCTATAGCTATGGCTACAACAATGCTCGCGATGCGGTCAGCCTGACCCCGCGTCGACAGGTTGTCCCGCTGCTCTTGCCTGACGAGTTTATGGGCCTTCCCAGCCTTGAGGGCTTTATCAAGTTTCCGGATGGATTTCCGGCTGCACCTGTTTCTTTGCAGCCTCAAGATTGGCCGCGCCTGGTCGAAGGATTCATTCCGCGCGAGGACGCTGAAGGATCAAAAGCAAAGCCCAAGACGGCCCCTTCGAACCGCGATGAAGAGACTTCTGAAGGAAGCGCTGCAGACCGCAGTGATGAGGGCGATCCGCGCAAGATGAAGGAAGCTAAAGATCAGAAGAATGAACCAGCCAAGCAGCGCAAAGCCAAGCTTCGAGTGCGCGGTAAGAGAGCAAAGAATGGCAAGGGAAAGCGCTCTACGTCTCGCAACAAAGCAAAGCTGAAAGAAGCCGCCGAGGCTCCGCTGCAGAGCAAGGAAGCAGCCGCTCAAGGAAGACCGCAAGGCGAGCTCCCCTTGCAAGATCAAGAGGACGAGAAGCGTGAGGCAGACGCTTTCAAAGAGGCCTCCCCTCGCAGCGATCGGCCTGATCCTGACGCTGCGCAGCGCGAAGGCGATGAACGAGCTAAAACAGACAAGGCGCTTCAAGAAGAGCAGCAGCGCGCGCTTCTAGGGGGCGCTGCGCGTGAAGAATTCGATCACGATCTCGGCGATTTCGACGCAGAGATGTGA
- a CDS encoding helix-turn-helix transcriptional regulator, whose protein sequence is MSDPSAARSQPKRKEGAISLTRRLLTEARSNGAVSIIYYYAHRFSDFGSTLPYLHFETGKVTARQEVPAHHAEVMARCHDYIIDMGKPIILSEVLPIFARAEPELTDEIMTKANKLGVYDQYMIPVFGPYDIDGVIAFGFEKKFSRENRDTMRALEAAAAAYHNRIVRHFGKHEADVELSARENEVLTWIARGKTKSEISTILSISAASVDTYARRIYEKMGVNDRVTAAVAGVTRGLVKPT, encoded by the coding sequence TTGTCTGATCCTTCTGCGGCGCGTTCACAGCCAAAACGGAAAGAAGGAGCAATCTCACTCACGCGCAGGCTTCTGACCGAAGCGCGATCAAACGGCGCTGTTTCCATCATCTACTATTATGCGCATAGGTTCTCGGATTTTGGTTCCACCCTTCCCTATCTTCATTTCGAAACCGGCAAAGTGACAGCGCGTCAGGAAGTCCCTGCGCACCACGCAGAAGTCATGGCCCGTTGTCATGACTACATAATCGATATGGGAAAGCCGATAATTCTCTCAGAAGTCTTGCCCATTTTTGCCAGAGCCGAGCCAGAGCTCACAGACGAAATAATGACCAAGGCCAATAAGCTGGGTGTCTATGACCAGTATATGATCCCAGTCTTTGGTCCATACGATATCGACGGGGTCATCGCTTTCGGGTTCGAGAAAAAGTTCTCTCGCGAAAATAGAGACACAATGAGGGCTCTCGAGGCCGCCGCGGCAGCATACCATAACCGTATCGTGCGCCATTTTGGCAAACACGAAGCTGATGTCGAATTATCTGCGCGGGAAAACGAAGTTCTAACCTGGATTGCGAGGGGCAAAACCAAAAGCGAGATATCCACCATCCTCAGTATCAGCGCAGCGTCGGTCGATACTTATGCGCGTCGCATTTATGAAAAGATGGGGGTCAACGACCGAGTCACCGCTGCTGTAGCGGGAGTGACACGAGGTCTCGTGAAGCCCACATAA
- a CDS encoding DUF6437 family protein produces the protein MPSKRNAIAALKKLETERLALDKRKRELEEKASLELGRAILGTGIETFSKKGLVKIATELGKLGEEDAIARLVDKSGSASLSPQRP, from the coding sequence ATGCCATCCAAACGAAACGCTATTGCTGCTTTGAAGAAGCTCGAAACCGAGCGGCTTGCTTTGGACAAACGCAAGCGAGAACTTGAAGAAAAAGCGTCTCTTGAACTGGGCCGTGCCATCCTTGGGACAGGGATTGAGACGTTCTCGAAAAAGGGGCTCGTCAAAATCGCAACCGAGCTTGGCAAGCTGGGTGAAGAGGACGCGATAGCGCGCCTGGTTGATAAATCAGGCTCCGCATCTCTCAGCCCTCAACGCCCATAG
- a CDS encoding single-stranded DNA-binding protein, with protein MTNIAILTGRLARNPEARETKGGTNVTGITLVTDRPARDRDGKTYKDENGYTAKESEFHRVTCFNGLAKTVEQYCSKGQMVSVQGRIHYTQWDDKDGVTRYGTEILADKVDFLSAGSGSSENDDNTDAPEID; from the coding sequence ATGACCAATATCGCAATCCTCACCGGCCGTCTCGCCCGCAATCCTGAGGCTCGTGAAACCAAAGGTGGCACCAATGTCACCGGCATTACTCTCGTCACCGATCGCCCTGCACGCGACAGGGACGGCAAGACCTACAAAGATGAAAATGGCTACACCGCAAAGGAAAGCGAATTCCACCGCGTGACCTGCTTCAACGGACTTGCCAAAACGGTCGAGCAATATTGCTCCAAAGGCCAAATGGTCAGCGTTCAGGGCCGCATCCATTACACCCAATGGGACGATAAAGATGGGGTCACGCGCTACGGCACCGAGATCCTCGCAGACAAGGTTGACTTTCTTTCCGCTGGCAGCGGTTCAAGCGAAAACGACGACAACACGGATGCGCCAGAAATCGACTGA